TGTCCAGGGATTTGCTGACCTGTATTGAGAAGTTTAGGGTCATGACTGTCAGGATGATTGAGGCTGGTAAGCCGTGGGTTGAGGCTGTGGGTGGTGGGATTAGATAAGTTTTTTAAACCCTCCTGTTCGTTTTCGCTGGATGTTTCGTATCCTCACCATAGAGGATTACATTAGGATTCCACCCACTAGGTTTGGTGAGCCCCTGGATAAGGTGGCCCTTGAGGAGTTGTGGAGTTACTACGTGGGTCGTGTTGAGAGGGATGTGGGTGTTTACGTGGCCATCTTCGATGTTGAGGTTAGTAAGCGTGGTATTGTGGTTTTTGGTGATGGGGCTACGTATAATAAGGTTCGCTTTAAGGCCTTGGTCTACGTCCCCCTAATGAATGAGGTGGTTGAGGGTGAGGTGGTTAGGACCGAGGACTTTGGGGCCTTTGTTAGGGTGGGTCCCGTGGAGGCTTTGGTTCATAGGACCCAGATGATGGAGGATAACGTGGTCCTTTATGACAAGCAGAGCGGTGCCTTCGTGGGTGAGCGTAGTAGGCGTAGGCTTGGTCGTGGGGATGTGGTTAGGGCTAGGATAATCGGCGTGAGTTACACGGGTGCTGGTGGTAGGGATGTGGTTAGGGTTAGCCTAACCCTTAGGCAGCCCCTGTTGGGTAGGCTTGATTGGATTGAGGAGCAATTGAGCAGTGCCAAGAAGAAAGCCCAGGCTAAGGCTCAGCAGAAGTGATTAACCCCTTAATGATCCTTACTAACTCACTGGACTCTGGGAACCTACCCTCCCTGTGCCTTGAGAATATTAATTCATTGTTCACATAAACATCGAATACACCACCACTCCCTGGCTCCAGGGTGACGGTGATGCCCATGGAGCCCAACTCCCTTAGTAAATCATCGGCCAATTTAATGGCCCTCCCCTGGAACCCGCAGGGCCTGCAGTAGGTTATTTTTATGTTCGTGGTCATGGGTTTTGTGGTGTGTTTTGCCTTTAATAAGGGGTTGTTTTGTGCTTATTAATTATTGGTTGTCTTCTGGTTATTCTTAATTTATGAATTTCGCATCCCTCACGATTGCGCATTTGATTTGCTTATCCTGGAGTATTGGAAAAGGGCGCTTAGGGCCTTGGCCGCTGTTTCTAGTCTGTCGTAGGTTGGTACCCCGCCCTCCTCGAGTTTTGCCTTGAAGGTTCTTGCGTCGTCGTTTATGCTCACCCCGTAGACCACCATGGGTTTTCCGTACCTCCTGGCCTCTATTATGTACTCTGCCAGTCCTGGGGTCATTCCTGGTAGTTGCATTTGTGCTATTATTAATGCCATGTCCACCATGTCCGTGGGTAGTACCGTGTTTATCACGTGCCTGTACATCTCGTCAGTGGCGCTGCCCGTTAGGTCTATGGGGTTTGACTTGGCGGCGAATGGTGGCAATACCTTACTTAGTAATTCCTGTGTTTCCTGCGGTAACTCAGGGACTGAGAGCCCCACTGCCTCTAGGTTATCCACGGCCTGTACACCGGCTCCCCCTGAGTCTGTTATTACCAGTACCCTGTTACCCCTTGGTAATGGTTGTGTTGCCAGCGCCTTCGCCATGTCAAAGGCATCAGTTAAATTATTAGCCTCTATCGCGCCTGCCTGTCTGAACATGGCCCTGTACATCTCGTAACTACCGGCCAGGGCTGCCGTGTGAGACTTAACGGCTCTTCCTGAGGATTTTGTTATCCCTGCCTTATAAACCACGATGGGCTTTACCTTGGTTATTCTCTTCATGGTCTCCATGAGTTTCCTACCCTCTCCTGGGTACTTCAGACCCTCCATGTACATGACAATGACCCTAACCCTGGGATCCCTGGCAAAGTACTCAAGCAACTCCGCCTCGTTTATGTCGATTTTGTTTCCGTAATTCACTGCCAAGCCTATTCCAATGCCCCTCCTGGCTGCCCAGTCGAGGATTGCTGCGGCCACTGCGCCGCTTTGGCTTATGAGTGCTATTGGGCCTGGTTTTGGTCTTTCCATTCTTTGTGGGTTTATGAAGAAGGTGTCGAGCCCATTATACGCGTTGTAAACCCCTATGCAGTTTGGGCCCAGTATCCTCAGCCTACCCTGGGCTCTCCTCAGTACCTCCCTCTCCAGCCTCGCGCCCTCCTCACCAACCTCGCTGAATCCGCCGCTTATTATGATCGCCGCCTTAACACCCTTGTTTACGCATTGGCTTATTATTTCCGGTACTGTGTGTGCTGGTGTGACTATTATTGATAGGTCTACCCCATGGGGCACCTCCTCAATACTTCTGTAGACTTTCAGCCCCATTATTTCGCCCTTGCTGGGGTTTACTAGGTAAATGTTGCCTTTGAATTTAGTCACTAAATTTCTGGTTATTTCGAAGCCCACGCTTCCCTCCCTGTCTGTGGCGCCGATTATTGCCACGCTTCTCGGGTTTATTAATTCATCAAGGGACATGTGCGGTGTTCCTGGTGCCTTAAATTAATTAATTATCCTGGGCTGCTTGCATGGGTATTATTTGAAGTGGGTATTGGCTTACCCTGGTTATTTGTATGGGTCCGTAGGTGTATGTGTAGTTTATGTAAAAGTTCATGTACAGCATTGAAGGGGTGAATATGGGCGTTGAATTGCATCGGTACCGAATCCCCGTGGGGTTTAGGGTCCCGTTTACTGAGCTCATGTTTAGGGTTAGGGTTGTGGGTGTTGTGGTTATGGGTAATGGGCTTGTTAGGTTGCACTTCACCATGTATATTCCCTGTGATGTTCCCTCCATGAAGCCGAAGCCATTTATCACGGTTTCCCCGAAGGGTATTGCCTGGATTGTGGTTATTGTTAGTATGGGCCTTGAGGTGTTGGTTATGTATGGTATTGTGAGTACTATTCCACTATGTGCTGTGGTTAGGTAGAGTGTGTAGCTCCTCTTTACGTTCTCCACGTAGGCCGTGGCGTTCATGGCGTATTGGTACTGACTTATCATGAGCTTTGATAGGTTGCCCACGTTACCCATCACCTGAAGCCCTGGGGCGTATACTTCCGTGGTTCCGTTGTAGTACTGAATTACTATTGCTAGGAAGCCCAGGGTGCTGGGTATGTTGCCCGTTAGTGTTATGTTGGTTCCGCTCCTGGGTATTACAATGTTGACCGCCTTTAATGGTGCATTGAATTCATTACCCCCTATTATCACTAGTACGTTCTCCCCAAGCCCCATGTATAGCGTGGCGTTTGCGCTTAGGTAGCCTGTTATGGTTAGGAAGGGTGATGGTATCGAGAGTATCACGATTAGGGATGCTATGAAGCCCATGAAGATGAGTAATCCACCTAGTGCGTATGCTGGTATTACCACTGCCCTGGCCACTGCGTTAACTACGGTTAAGCCCGTATTAAACCTTACGCATTATAGAAGGCTGACTCACCCCTGTTGTTTATGAAGCCTATCCTGATTATGTTGTCGGCTATTGTCTCCAGGGAGTCCACGTGTGACGTTATTATGACGGACCTAACACCATTACTCAGGCTCCTAATCCACATGGCTATCCTACGCCTATGCTCCTCATCGAGGTGCTCAGTGGGTTCGTCGAGGATTAGTATGGGTATGGAGCCCATGATTGCCCTGGCAATGGCGTACCTTAGGAACAGGGATACCAGGTTTCTCTCGCCTATGGATAGGGAGTCCACGGGTAGTACCACACCGTCACTCCTCCTAACCATCACCTCATAATCCTCATTAATCTCCACGGATGAGTAAGACCCCTTATGCATTATTTCCCTGGCCATCTCCGTGAGCTCCCCATTCACAGCGTCTAGGAAGAGTTTCCTCACCATGGGTTTTACCGAGTCCAGGGTGTCCTGAATCCTTGTGAGTAGCTCCGCCGCGTTGTTGTACTTATTCACTTCACTCCTTAGTTTGTTGAGTTCGTTGTTTTTACTTTCTATCTCCCCATTCAACTCAGCAATCCTACTGCCCAGGGTTTGGGCCCTTCCCCTTAATTCATTGATCATACTAATCAACCTCTCCCTCTCATTAACCTCCGCACTTAGTTTTTCCCTAATCGCCGTGAGGTTCTTCAGTTTTCCCTCTAGCTCCCCCATCCTCCTGCCTAGTTCACTTTTCCTATTCGTTAACTCCCTTATCCTTGCCTCTAGGTTCCTCATGTTCTCCTCAATTTCCCTTAACCCCCTTAATCTTCCCCTTATTTCGGCAATCTCTATCCTCTTATTCTCAAGCTCCCTAATGCTATTATTCACCTTGCTTATTTCCTCCTCTATTGATTGTAATTCCCTCCTTAATTCGGCGTCCTTTAATGATGATAATTCACTTAATTCGCTTGTTATTGATGCCCTCCTATTCATTAGGTCCTGTAATTCCCGTTTTATTACGTCCTCCCTGCTTAATTCACTCTCTATCTCCCTTAATTCCTCCTCATACCTCCTGATTTGGTTTAGTGCGGTGGTTAGGTTTGTTAGTTGGTTGTTTAGTTCGTTCAATCTCTTAATTAGTGCATTAAGCCTTGCCGTCCTCTGCGCCCTTAATTCACTCGCCATTTCCCTGCTTAGGGGTCTCCCGCATACTGGGCATTTATCTCCGGTTTCATTTAGTAGTTTTATTTCTAGGTCTATGTGCTCAATCTCCGCCTTTAATCGTGCAGTTTCCTCCCTGGCGGTTTCAATTTCGGTTTCGACACGGTCCCTTATCATTACTTTATCTTTCAATTCCCTCCACCTATTCCTAAGCTCACCTAGCCTCTCTAGTTCATTGCTTAATTCCGTTATTCTTGTGTTTATTTCTTTCAATTCCTTATTCAGTGACTCGGCCCTTGACTTCCTCTCCTCCATTGAGGATAGTAAATCCCTTACTTCATCCCTCCTCCTTTCCATTTCCCTAAGCCTCTCCTTCAATTTCTCCTCCTCCTTAATAATCCCCTCCTCATCCTCCAACCTACTCATTAGTTTACTGAGCTCCTCGTAATTCCTCCTCGTGGATTCCAGGGCCTCGGTGAGTTCATTCAATTGCTTATTTATTAACTCAAGCTCCTGCTTAACCGCCAGGTACTCCCGCTCAGCACTGCTTAATTCCTCCTCCTGGCTTTTTAGGGTTTCTATTTCCCTATTTACCCTGCTCAATTCATCCTCGAGCTTGCTCAACTCATTATTTATCCTGTTCAGTTCATTGAGTAGTTTATCCCTCTCGTTGATTCTCAGTTGTAATTCATTACTTATTACTGAGATTTTACCCCTCAATCCCTCGATGGTAATCTCCACCCTCTTTAAACCCTCCCTCACCACATCCTGCCTAGCCCTCTCTATTGAGTCCAGCCTCAGCAATGTGTCGAACCTGAACTCACCCTTCTTACCACTCCTTAGTATGTCCCTTATCTCCCCCTGCCTAACGTATAATAACTCGCTGAAGGTTTCCATGTTTATCCCGGTTATGTTGGTTACGAACTGCGTGACCTCCCTATCCCTGGCGGCGACCCTCC
This is a stretch of genomic DNA from Vulcanisaeta thermophila. It encodes these proteins:
- a CDS encoding SelT/SelW/SelH family protein translates to MTTNIKITYCRPCGFQGRAIKLADDLLRELGSMGITVTLEPGSGGVFDVYVNNELIFSRHREGRFPESSELVRIIKGLITSAEP
- a CDS encoding DNA-directed RNA polymerase, which translates into the protein MFRILTIEDYIRIPPTRFGEPLDKVALEELWSYYVGRVERDVGVYVAIFDVEVSKRGIVVFGDGATYNKVRFKALVYVPLMNEVVEGEVVRTEDFGAFVRVGPVEALVHRTQMMEDNVVLYDKQSGAFVGERSRRRLGRGDVVRARIIGVSYTGAGGRDVVRVSLTLRQPLLGRLDWIEEQLSSAKKKAQAKAQQK
- a CDS encoding AAA family ATPase, whose protein sequence is MLISRVEVENFRSIVRGKAVITEGINFIHGPNGSGKTSLLEAIAMGLYGSDWVRGRYKLSDLVRKGASTALIRIELVGLDGRKYLIQRAFTTEKSIEFQTYVINEEGRRVAARDREVTQFVTNITGINMETFSELLYVRQGEIRDILRSGKKGEFRFDTLLRLDSIERARQDVVREGLKRVEITIEGLRGKISVISNELQLRINERDKLLNELNRINNELSKLEDELSRVNREIETLKSQEEELSSAEREYLAVKQELELINKQLNELTEALESTRRNYEELSKLMSRLEDEEGIIKEEEKLKERLREMERRRDEVRDLLSSMEERKSRAESLNKELKEINTRITELSNELERLGELRNRWRELKDKVMIRDRVETEIETAREETARLKAEIEHIDLEIKLLNETGDKCPVCGRPLSREMASELRAQRTARLNALIKRLNELNNQLTNLTTALNQIRRYEEELREIESELSREDVIKRELQDLMNRRASITSELSELSSLKDAELRRELQSIEEEISKVNNSIRELENKRIEIAEIRGRLRGLREIEENMRNLEARIRELTNRKSELGRRMGELEGKLKNLTAIREKLSAEVNERERLISMINELRGRAQTLGSRIAELNGEIESKNNELNKLRSEVNKYNNAAELLTRIQDTLDSVKPMVRKLFLDAVNGELTEMAREIMHKGSYSSVEINEDYEVMVRRSDGVVLPVDSLSIGERNLVSLFLRYAIARAIMGSIPILILDEPTEHLDEEHRRRIAMWIRSLSNGVRSVIITSHVDSLETIADNIIRIGFINNRGESAFYNA
- a CDS encoding acetate--CoA ligase family protein, whose translation is MSLDELINPRSVAIIGATDREGSVGFEITRNLVTKFKGNIYLVNPSKGEIMGLKVYRSIEEVPHGVDLSIIVTPAHTVPEIISQCVNKGVKAAIIISGGFSEVGEEGARLEREVLRRAQGRLRILGPNCIGVYNAYNGLDTFFINPQRMERPKPGPIALISQSGAVAAAILDWAARRGIGIGLAVNYGNKIDINEAELLEYFARDPRVRVIVMYMEGLKYPGEGRKLMETMKRITKVKPIVVYKAGITKSSGRAVKSHTAALAGSYEMYRAMFRQAGAIEANNLTDAFDMAKALATQPLPRGNRVLVITDSGGAGVQAVDNLEAVGLSVPELPQETQELLSKVLPPFAAKSNPIDLTGSATDEMYRHVINTVLPTDMVDMALIIAQMQLPGMTPGLAEYIIEARRYGKPMVVYGVSINDDARTFKAKLEEGGVPTYDRLETAAKALSALFQYSRISKSNAQS